The segment ACCGATGCGCCTGAAGGGGAGGGGCTTGAGTCCGGGGGATCCCTTGTATCCCTCGTTTAGGCCCCGATCTCGCCCAGCATCAGCTCGGCGGTAGCCTTGGCGCTCCCCACCACGCCCGGAATGCCCGCGCCCGGATGCGTGCCCGCACCCACGAAATACAGGTTCGAGATCGCGTCGTCGCGATTGTGCACGCGGAACCAGGCGCTCTGTGTCAGGATCGGCTCCAGGCTGAAGCCCGAGCCGTGATGCGCGGCGAGATCGTCGCGGAAGTCGGTCGGCGCATAGTGGAACTTGGTGACGATCCGTTCGGCCAGATCGGGGATCAGCCGGCGCTGGACCTCCGCCAGGATCCGCGATTCGAGGATCGGCCCCACCTCGTTCCAGTCGGCCGGGAACTTGCCGAGATGCGGCACCGGCGCCAGCGCGTAGAAGGTCGAATGCCCCTCGGGCGCCATGCTCGGGTCGGACGCGCTCGGATGGTGGAGATAGAGCGAGAAATCCTCGCTCACCACGCCGTGGGTGTAGATGTCGTCGAGCAGCCCCTTATAGCGCGGGCCGAACAGGATCATGTGGTGCGGAATGTCGGGGAAGGTCCCGCGCAGCCCGAAATGCACGACGAAGAGCGAGGGCGAGAAGCGCTTGTTGACGAGCTTGCCCGCGGTTCGCCGCGCGCTGCGCGAGTTGCGCAGCAGGTCGCGATAGCTGTGGACGATATCGGCGTTGCTCGCGACCGCATCGACCTCGATCTCGAAGCCGCTATGCGTACGCACACCAACGACGCGGTCGCCCAGCGTCAGGATCTCGTCGACCGGGTCGCCGATCCGCACCATGCCGCCCAACCGCTCGAAATGCGTGATCATCCCGGCGATCAGCCGGTTGGTGCCGCCCTCGGCCCACCAGACGCCGCCGTCGCGCTCGAGCTTGTGGATCAGCGCATAGATGCTGCTGGTCGCCATCGGGTTGCCGCCGACGAGCAGCGTGTGGAACGACAGCGCCTCGCGCAGCTTCTCGTTCTTCACATAGCCCGCGACCACCGAATAGACCGAGCGCCAAGCCTGGTTCTGCATCAGCGCCGGCGCGGCCTTCAGCATCGACTTGAAGTCGAGGAACGCCTTGGCGCCCAGCTTCACATAGCCTTCCTGATAGACGCGCTCGGAATAATCGAGGAACTTGCGATAGCCGGCGATGTCGCTCGCATCGAGCTTGGCGATCTCGCCCGCCAGCACGGCATCGTCGTTGGTATAGTCGAAGGTCGTGCCGTCCGGCCAGGACAGGCGGTAGAACGGCGTGACCCGCTTGAGGTTCACATCCTCTGAAATGTCGTGGCCCGAGAGGCGCCAGAGTTCCTTGAGCGCGTCCGGATCGGTGATCACCGTCGGCCCGCCGTCGAAGGTGAAGCCGTCGCGCTCCCAATAATAGGCGCGGCCGCCCGGCTTGTCCCGCGCTTCGATGACGGTGGTATCGACGCCTGCCGACTGGAGGCGAATGGCAAGGGCGAGGCCGCCGAACCCGGCGCCGATCACGACTGCGCGGCGCATCAGCGACCCCAGATCGCGGAAAGCGCGCGGCCCACCGGCACCGGCGGCTTGCCCGAAAGTACGCGGACACGGTCTCCCCAGGTCGATTGTGCGGCGTAGAAGCGCTGGATCAGTCCTGCGTCCAGTCGGTAAAATCGTTCCAGCACGCGATAGCGCTCCTCGGGTTCGGCCGCTTTGAACAGCATTGCGGCGAGCATGCGATAGAAGCCGCGCTTGCGCCAGAGCGCGTGCGAATAGCCATATAGCATTTGGTGCAGCGCCTCGCCCGAATAGTCGCGGGTGTCGGCGATCAGTGCGGCAGTGCGGATCGCGTCGGGGAAGGAATAGCCGGTCATCGGGTGGAACAGCCCGGCCTTCATCCCCGCCTTGGCGATACCGCGGCCGCCGGCGGCCCAATAGGCGGCATGGTCGCCGCCCATCGCCACCGGCAGGCTGCCCACTTCCTCGCGCAGCACGCGATCGACCTGCCAGCCCGCGGCATCGGCATAGGCCTCGATCCGGTCGCCGGTCGCGAGCACGTCGATCGACGGCGTATCGCTGTAATAGGTATCTTCGACGAACATCCGCGTCGGGCTGAACGGCAGGCAGTAGACGAACCGGTAGCCGTCGATCTGCGGCACGGTTGCGTCCATGATCACCGGGCGCGTCACGTCATGCAGGTCGTTGAGGACCAGTTCGGCGCCGTGGAATTTCTGCCAGCCGAGCTGGAGTGCGCTGGTATCGCCGACGCCGCGGCAATCGATCACGCCCTCGGCCTCGACGAGGTCACCGTCGGCCAGCGCGACCGCGGTGGGGGTGACGTCCGCCGCCTCGCGCTCGAGCAACAGGCTCTTCTCGCCCAGTTCGGCGCGCACCACGCGATCCAAATGGTCGGACTCGACCGAATAATAGCGCGACGGCAGGCTGCGGAAATGGCCGGGAAAGGCGACGTCATAGCCGCTCCAGCCATGGCCGATCAGCGGCGCCGACAGCCAGCGATGCTCGGGCGCGACATCGTCGGCGAAGAACGACCAGAGGTGATTGCCGCCGACCCGCGCCGAGCCTTCGATCAGCCGAACGGTGCAATCGGGTTTCTTCTTCCGGATTGCCAGCGCGATAAGCCCGCCGGCAAGGCCGCCGCCGACAATGGCGACGTCACAACTGATGGTTGAAGGCATCGCCGTCGCCTAGCCCAAGGGCGGGGGTGTGGGAACCCCGCCCTTGGGGGCGTGGCGCAAAACGGTCGCTGGCCGGGGGCGCTCCGGCGCAGCCCCAAGTCGTTCATTTTATTTTAACTATCGTCACATGACTTGCACACTTCGCTCCTAATGCCGGGCAACCGTGTTTGCGGTTTGTGAAGTAGGGGAACCAAAGCAATGCAGAACAAGCTTTTTGGCGCGACGCTGGTCGCCGCCACGCTGCTCGGCGCGCCCGTCGCGCAGGCCCAGGTCGCGCTGACGACCAAGACCTACACCCAGGATTTCAACACGCTGGCGACCAGCGGCACCAGCAAGGCGCTGCCCACCGGCTGGAAGCTCGACGAGCGCGGCAGCAGCACCGCGGGTTCGGACGACGCCTATGCGACGACCAACGCCAATACCGGCACTGCCTATGCCTTCGGTACCGGCAGCGAGCGCGCGCTGGGCAGCGTCGCCTCGGGCACCGCGACGCCGATCCTGTTCGGCGCCTTCTTCACCAACGCGCTGGGCGGCGCGATCGAGTCGCTGACGCTCAACTATTTCGGCGAACAATGGCGCCTCGGCACCGCCAGCAGCGACCGGCTGAGCTTCGAATATTCACTCAACGCCACGTCGCTGTCGAACGGCAGCTGGACCGCGTTCAGCGCGCTCGACTTCGCCAGCATCAAGAATGGCACGGGTTCGGGCAGTTCGAGCAGCGCGCTGGACGGCAATGCCGCGGGCAATCGGGCAGACATCAGCGCGACGATCGGCAATCTGCTGATCGCCGATGGCAGCGGGTTCGCGATCCGCTGGACCGATCGTGACGTCGGCGGCTCGGACCATGGCCTCGCGATCGACGACCTCACGCTCATCGCCACGCTGGCGCCGAGCGCGGTCCCCGAACCGGCGTCTTGGGCACTGCTGATCGGCGGCTTCGGCTTCGCCGGCGCCGCGCTGCGCCGCCGCGCCAAGAAGGCGGTCTTCGCCTGAAAACTGGAGGAGGCGCCGACGGACGGCGCCTCCTTTCCGGTCAGAAGTCGAGCTTGGCCGAGAGCGAGACGGTGCGGCCGTTGATCGCGCGGCCCCAACCGATGCCGTTGGTCGGCACTTCGCTCTGGTTGAACTCGAAGAAGCCGACCTGGTCGAACAGATTGCTCGCGTTGAGCATCACCCGCACCCGATCGACCGGCTTCACCGCCAGGAAGGCGTTGACCACGGTGAAGCCCGGCATTTTGAGCAGGTTGCTGTCCTGCGCATAGCTGCTGGTGATCGTCACCACATTGGCGCCCAGCGTCATCCGGCGCAGTTCGATCTGCGGGGTGGCCTCCAGCGTCCAGGCGGGCTGGTGGCGCGGTTCCTTGCCGGTCAGAGTCGGATCGAGGAAGTCCCTGGTGATCTTGGCGGTCGTGTAGGTCGCACCCGCGGTGATGCTGAAAATGCCGCGCCGATAGCCGCCTTCCATTTCCACCCCGGTCGCCCGGTAGCTGCGAATGGTCTGGTTGGCCGAGCCGTTGAGGACATTGTGGTCGTCCGCGGTCGCGCGGAAGGCCGTGACGTTGAACGTTGCGCCCGCCTTGCGGAACTTGAACCCGCCTTCGAGCTGGCGGACCTCGTCATATTTGTCCGCTGCATTGGGTACGCTGCCATCGATCGTGCTCACCGCGGGGGTGAACAGGATCTTGTCGGCATTGGCGCGGGCGCCGCGGCTGTAGCGGGCGAAGACCGAGAAGGGCTCGGCGACGCGGTAGTTGACGCCGCTCGAATAGCTCCAATAGCCATAATTGTAGCGGACCGGCGCGGGCGTATCGAGCGGCAGGAAGGCGACGCGGGTTTCGGGTGCCGAGATCAGGCCGTTGCCGTTGATGTCGTAGCGGATCAGCCCGACGCGTCCGCCGCCCAGATCGGCGCCGATCAGCGAACCACGCACGCGGCCCCGATCATAGCGGACGCTGCCGCCGATCGAGAGCTTGCCGACATGATAGTTCACCGAGCCATAGGGCGCGAGGATGCCATACGACACGTCGAAGATGCGACGGAATTTGCTGCCGTTGCGGCTGAACGTGTAATAGCCGCTCTGGGTCTGAGCGACGCCGCCGGCGCTGGTGATGTCGACCATCGCGGTCCGGCCGTCGCCGGCGACGTCGGTGTCGATACCCGAATGCAGCCACACCGCACGCAGCTTCTGGTTCGCCTTGTACAGGCCGCCGGTGACGGTCAGGTCGCCGCGGCCCAGCTTCCAGACGCGGGTTGCCCGGACGTCGTTGGTGAAATTGTCGAGTGATCGGATGCGGGTCTGCGCCATGTAGTTGAAGGACAGCAGGCCATTGCCGTTGGCGTTCACCGGCACGAGCTTGCCGATGTTCGGGCCGCTGGCATAGGTCGCCACTGCTCCCGCGCCCGCCTGCGAGGCGGCGATCGTCGCGATCGGGCCAACGGCGGAGGGGAAGACGCGGAGGAAGTCGCCCGAGTTGGCCGAATAGCGGGCGCGCTCGCTGACCGTGATCCCGGCGACATCGAACTGCGCCTCCAGGCCGATCGCCTTGCTCTTGGCGTGCATGCCGTTGGCGACGTCGTAGCGGGCGAGCTTGTTGTCGCCGTCCAGCGTCGTCACCGGGCCGATGAACGGCGAGAGCAGCGAATCCTTGCGGATGTCGAATCCGCTGACGCTCTCGACGACGGGATGGTCGTTGGTGCCGGTGATCCTGATCGGATAGGGCGCGAAGGTGGGCGAGCGATCGTCGAGCCACTTGCCGCTTACCCGTACATAGCCGCCAGCGAATTGTTTGGTGACGTTGGCTCGGATCTGGCCACCCTTGTAGCCGGTGAAGCCGATGTTGCGCGGGCCCTCGCCGGTGCGATAATAGCCGCCGACATGGAAGCGCCAGCCATCGCCGATCGGCTGGCCATAGTCCATGTCCACGCGCTTCTCGCCATAATCGAGCCCGACCGTGGCCTGCACCGCGCCGCCCCGCGTTTCGCCGGTCTTGGAGATCAGGTTGATCACCCCGCCCGGCGCATTGGACGAGAAGGTCGACCCCGAGCCGCCGCGGATCGACTCGATCGCCGCGACGTTGAAATCGGCGCGCATGAACACGTCGACGCCGACGTTAAAGATGTCGCCGAATTCGAGCACCGGCAGCCCGTCTTCCTGAAACTGCATATATTTGGAGCCGCCGGCCGCCAGCGGCAGGCCGCGCACCGTATAGTTCGCGTTGCCCTCGCCGATTCCGCTCTCGACGCGCAGACCGGGCATGGTGCGGAGTATGTCACCCAGGGGGCGCGGACCCAGTTTCTCGAACTCGCCGGCGCGATAGGCACTGGTCGAGGTCGCGCTGTCCAGCCGGTCGCGACCCTTGGCGACGCCGGTGGAGAAGACTTCCTTCTCGGGTAGTTGCGCTACGCTGTTGGGCTTTGGCGCATCCTCTTTCGACTGAGCGAGGGCAGGATGGATGCTGACGACCGAGCAGAAGGTGAGCAGCAGATACCGCAGTTTCACGATGACCTCTCCCAGCCCATGATGATTGTTCTTTGGGCAATGCCATCTAGGCGGGCGGTCATTGAGATATCGGTGCCGGAGCGCCTCGTAGAACTACCAATGTTACTGGGCGGCAACAGTTGGTGCCGGCGCAGGATCGGGTTTGCGCCGGATTGCCGCTCGCCGCACGAAGGGGTAGCAGCGGCAGCCATGGACATCGCCCTTGCCATCCTCGTCTCCGCGATCGCCATGACGGTGATCGTCGGCGTGCGCTACGTCGCGGCCTCGGCGGGGTTTGCGCTGGCGACGCGGCTGCGCCATCCCGGCCTCTACGCCGGCCAATCCAGGCAAATCCGCAGGGAAATCCGCTGGAGCCTCGCCTCGGCGGCGATCTACGGCATCCCCGCGGGCATCGTTGCCTGGGGGTGGAAGGCGGAAGGCTGGACGCGGATCTATGGCGACCTCCACGCCTATCCGTTATGGTATCTGCCGCTGTCGGTGCTGGTCTACCTCTTCCTGCACGACACCTGGTTCTACTGGACGCACCGGGCGATGCACGTGCCCGCGCTGTTCCGCCGCTATCATGCCGTCCATCACGCCAGCCGCCCGCCCACCGCCTGGGCGGCGATGAGCTTCCATTGGGGCGAGGCGCTGTCGGGCGCGATCGTCATTCCGCTGCTGGTCTTCGCGATTCCCATTCATGTCGGCGCGCTCGGCTTGGTCCTGACGATCATGACGGTTATGGGAGTGACCAATCATATGGGCTGGGAGATTTTCCCGGCCTGGATGTGGCGGGGGCCGCTGGGCGCATGGCTGATCACGGCAAGCCATCACCAGCGGCATCATGAGCGATATGGGTGCAATTATGGACTATATTTCCGGTTCTGGGACCGGCTGTGCGGGACCGACCAGGGGTTGGGGCGGTTCGATCCTGCGGCGCGGCGCCTGGGCCCTGGTCGCGCTGCCGCTGCTGACCAGCGCCGCGCCGCTGGCGACGCTGGAGCTTGATTTCACCAAGCTGCGCTCGACGCGCGGGCTGCTTCAGATCTGCATTGCGCCGGCTGCGAGCCAGTTCCCCGATTGCCGCGATGGGCACGGCGCCATCAAGCGGACCATCCCCGCCGCCGACGGCAAGCTGCGCCTGAGCGGCCTCGCCCCCGGCGATTACGCCGTGGCGGTGATCCACGACGCCAATGGCAACGGCAAGCTGGATACCTTCATGGGCATTCCCCGCGAAGGATTCGGCTTTTCGCGCAACCCGGTCATAGGCTTCGGTCCGCCGCGCTTTTCCGCCGCGCAATTTCCGCTCGAGGGCGGCAGCGATCGGCAGGAAGTGAAGCTGCGCTATTTGCTGTAGGAACTGCGCGGGCGTGCAGGCGTTGCGGGGGTTCTGATCTTCCGATCCCCTTCCCGGAGTAACCCATGTCCTTCCTGCGTACTGCGGCGAGCGCCGCCCTTGTTTCGCTCCCGCTGTTCGCGGCGGCGCCCGCGTTCGCCCAGCAAAGCACCGATTCGCCGCCCGACATGACCCGCGACACCGTGACGATCGGCGTCGGCGCGGCGACCGTGCCGAGCTATGACGGCTCGGACAAGAACGTCGTCACTGCCGCGCCGCTGGTCCGCGGCCGCGTCTCGGGCATCAACTTCGTCGTGTTGGGCAGCCGCGCCTGGGCCGACGTGATCGCCGACAACAATGGCCCCGGCTGGGATTTCCAGGCCGGCCCGCTCGTCAACGTCAACCTCAACCGCACCTCGCGGATCGACGATCGCCAGGTGGAGGCGCTCGGCAAGATCGACACCGCGGTCGAGGCGGGCGGTTTCGTCGGCATCGGCAAGCAGGGGCTGATCACCAGCGACTATGACAAGCTGACCGTGAGCTTCTCGTATCTCCACGACGTCGGCAACGTGCATAAGAGCTATGTGATGGCGCCGTCGGTCAGCTACGGCACGCCGCTCAGCCGCAAGGCCTATGTGCTGCTCAACCTCTCGGGCAACTATATGGGCAATGGCTATGCGCAGACCTATTTCGGCGTGACGCCGGGCGGCAGCGCGCGCAGTGGCCTGCCGGTCTATTATGCCCGCAAGGGGTGGAAGGACTGGACGCTGGGCGCGATGGGCAATGTTTCGCTCACCGGCGACCTTACCCATGGCCTGTCGATGGTCGGCGGCGTTGCCTATCGCCGCATGCTCGACGACGCGGCCGATTCGCCCGTTGTCCGCATCGCCGGCTCGCGCAGCCAGTGGTTCGGCGCGCTCGGGCTCGCATACACCTTCTGACCGCCGATCATCGTAGACCAGCCTTGCGCGTTGCTGCGGCTGGATCGTCCTGACCTTTGACAGGCAAGCGGCGTGTCGGGATTGCCCGGCGCGCCGCTTGCGCGTAGACGAGTGTCCATTCCCCGGGGGACCGCTGGCGCAGCGGTTGAGAGGAAGGCTGCAGCCTTCGACCCGCTGAACCTGATCCGGTTGACACCGGCGTAGGGAGGGAGGGTCTTGTTCCCCGAGGTCCGTTCGCTCTCTACGTCCGCCCAAGGAGTAGACGAGCATGGCCGACATTCCCGCCAAGACCGAAATCGGCGTTACCACCGGCCCGATCCGCGGCAGCCGCAAAATCCATGTCGGCAAGCACCGCGTCGCGATGCGCGAGATCCAGCTCGAGCCGGGCAGCGGCGAGGCACCGGTGCGCGTCTATGACACCTCGGGGCCGTATACCGATCCCAACGCCCATATCGACATCATGGCCGGCCTGCCGGCGATCCGCCGTGACTGGATCCTCGGCCGCGGCGATGTCGAGGCCTATGACGCGCGCGAAGTCCGCCCCGAGGACAATGGGCTGAAGGGCCCAGATCGCTCGGCGGGCGTGCCGCAGTTCCCGAACGTGGCCAAGCGCCCCTTGCGCGCCAAGCCGGGCATGAACGT is part of the Sphingomonas sp. genome and harbors:
- a CDS encoding phytoene desaturase translates to MRRAVVIGAGFGGLALAIRLQSAGVDTTVIEARDKPGGRAYYWERDGFTFDGGPTVITDPDALKELWRLSGHDISEDVNLKRVTPFYRLSWPDGTTFDYTNDDAVLAGEIAKLDASDIAGYRKFLDYSERVYQEGYVKLGAKAFLDFKSMLKAAPALMQNQAWRSVYSVVAGYVKNEKLREALSFHTLLVGGNPMATSSIYALIHKLERDGGVWWAEGGTNRLIAGMITHFERLGGMVRIGDPVDEILTLGDRVVGVRTHSGFEIEVDAVASNADIVHSYRDLLRNSRSARRTAGKLVNKRFSPSLFVVHFGLRGTFPDIPHHMILFGPRYKGLLDDIYTHGVVSEDFSLYLHHPSASDPSMAPEGHSTFYALAPVPHLGKFPADWNEVGPILESRILAEVQRRLIPDLAERIVTKFHYAPTDFRDDLAAHHGSGFSLEPILTQSAWFRVHNRDDAISNLYFVGAGTHPGAGIPGVVGSAKATAELMLGEIGA
- the crtY gene encoding lycopene beta-cyclase CrtY translates to MPSTISCDVAIVGGGLAGGLIALAIRKKKPDCTVRLIEGSARVGGNHLWSFFADDVAPEHRWLSAPLIGHGWSGYDVAFPGHFRSLPSRYYSVESDHLDRVVRAELGEKSLLLEREAADVTPTAVALADGDLVEAEGVIDCRGVGDTSALQLGWQKFHGAELVLNDLHDVTRPVIMDATVPQIDGYRFVYCLPFSPTRMFVEDTYYSDTPSIDVLATGDRIEAYADAAGWQVDRVLREEVGSLPVAMGGDHAAYWAAGGRGIAKAGMKAGLFHPMTGYSFPDAIRTAALIADTRDYSGEALHQMLYGYSHALWRKRGFYRMLAAMLFKAAEPEERYRVLERFYRLDAGLIQRFYAAQSTWGDRVRVLSGKPPVPVGRALSAIWGR
- a CDS encoding PEPxxWA-CTERM sorting domain-containing protein, translating into MQNKLFGATLVAATLLGAPVAQAQVALTTKTYTQDFNTLATSGTSKALPTGWKLDERGSSTAGSDDAYATTNANTGTAYAFGTGSERALGSVASGTATPILFGAFFTNALGGAIESLTLNYFGEQWRLGTASSDRLSFEYSLNATSLSNGSWTAFSALDFASIKNGTGSGSSSSALDGNAAGNRADISATIGNLLIADGSGFAIRWTDRDVGGSDHGLAIDDLTLIATLAPSAVPEPASWALLIGGFGFAGAALRRRAKKAVFA
- a CDS encoding TonB-dependent receptor domain-containing protein is translated as MKLRYLLLTFCSVVSIHPALAQSKEDAPKPNSVAQLPEKEVFSTGVAKGRDRLDSATSTSAYRAGEFEKLGPRPLGDILRTMPGLRVESGIGEGNANYTVRGLPLAAGGSKYMQFQEDGLPVLEFGDIFNVGVDVFMRADFNVAAIESIRGGSGSTFSSNAPGGVINLISKTGETRGGAVQATVGLDYGEKRVDMDYGQPIGDGWRFHVGGYYRTGEGPRNIGFTGYKGGQIRANVTKQFAGGYVRVSGKWLDDRSPTFAPYPIRITGTNDHPVVESVSGFDIRKDSLLSPFIGPVTTLDGDNKLARYDVANGMHAKSKAIGLEAQFDVAGITVSERARYSANSGDFLRVFPSAVGPIATIAASQAGAGAVATYASGPNIGKLVPVNANGNGLLSFNYMAQTRIRSLDNFTNDVRATRVWKLGRGDLTVTGGLYKANQKLRAVWLHSGIDTDVAGDGRTAMVDITSAGGVAQTQSGYYTFSRNGSKFRRIFDVSYGILAPYGSVNYHVGKLSIGGSVRYDRGRVRGSLIGADLGGGRVGLIRYDINGNGLISAPETRVAFLPLDTPAPVRYNYGYWSYSSGVNYRVAEPFSVFARYSRGARANADKILFTPAVSTIDGSVPNAADKYDEVRQLEGGFKFRKAGATFNVTAFRATADDHNVLNGSANQTIRSYRATGVEMEGGYRRGIFSITAGATYTTAKITRDFLDPTLTGKEPRHQPAWTLEATPQIELRRMTLGANVVTITSSYAQDSNLLKMPGFTVVNAFLAVKPVDRVRVMLNASNLFDQVGFFEFNQSEVPTNGIGWGRAINGRTVSLSAKLDF
- a CDS encoding sterol desaturase family protein, which produces MDIALAILVSAIAMTVIVGVRYVAASAGFALATRLRHPGLYAGQSRQIRREIRWSLASAAIYGIPAGIVAWGWKAEGWTRIYGDLHAYPLWYLPLSVLVYLFLHDTWFYWTHRAMHVPALFRRYHAVHHASRPPTAWAAMSFHWGEALSGAIVIPLLVFAIPIHVGALGLVLTIMTVMGVTNHMGWEIFPAWMWRGPLGAWLITASHHQRHHERYGCNYGLYFRFWDRLCGTDQGLGRFDPAARRLGPGRAAAADQRRAAGDAGA
- a CDS encoding DUF2141 domain-containing protein; translation: MRSTRGLLQICIAPAASQFPDCRDGHGAIKRTIPAADGKLRLSGLAPGDYAVAVIHDANGNGKLDTFMGIPREGFGFSRNPVIGFGPPRFSAAQFPLEGGSDRQEVKLRYLL
- a CDS encoding MipA/OmpV family protein yields the protein MSFLRTAASAALVSLPLFAAAPAFAQQSTDSPPDMTRDTVTIGVGAATVPSYDGSDKNVVTAAPLVRGRVSGINFVVLGSRAWADVIADNNGPGWDFQAGPLVNVNLNRTSRIDDRQVEALGKIDTAVEAGGFVGIGKQGLITSDYDKLTVSFSYLHDVGNVHKSYVMAPSVSYGTPLSRKAYVLLNLSGNYMGNGYAQTYFGVTPGGSARSGLPVYYARKGWKDWTLGAMGNVSLTGDLTHGLSMVGGVAYRRMLDDAADSPVVRIAGSRSQWFGALGLAYTF